The proteins below come from a single Metarhizium brunneum chromosome 1, complete sequence genomic window:
- the PEX1 gene encoding Peroxisome biosynthesis protein, producing the protein MAPRKNAQSTTAELSLVHLKNCLVNLPPSLVSLLLNLNTPVQNVVVELAYKPASSGGQPSSPQSIFVGWTGMPSKRRAAPLVSRDGISGSRGSRDQEIQVVEMDATLANTLDLNDGQKVTATVHIDPPVAHTINIEPLTPEDWEIIELHATFLELNLQSQIRALPNPAFNNGTTTVPPHPLTLHLSPTSTASIKVVSLDPAPSADVAFVKLSPNAEVIVAPKVRAKTSQSSGDHRSVASTSKSRRSGGSTMRRRSTREESKPALFCRAVERSACREWFDDGLLDPDISIWVDRDRLLSSSFRGVKYVLVDVIKPAGLQKPQAEDGTAPPASIASSKVVARLKPWDDPPDGQTAALSSPLCAVLGCPGIVGGVVKLQAAPPPLPKGAVQSVRVFPFAAGSKPNEGLRFGSDSKAEKEESSKRFRHMYSGANNTEGLLQGPITDGMVVGVYSELEAPQGWEGGFVKFEYGAEYAAQEHSKDAIFWAAGLDEKTQIEFQQPQARPPWIAHSDVFDLLPKNDSLLVGIDSLLENLQKQLAHLSSVLLTGGMGSGKTSVAKYMAEKLRRDMLFYTIYFSCRKLVNDETRISTIKETLTRIFMSASWGARLGGKAVVVLDDLDKLCPVETELQVGNDNGRSRQVSETIRSIVRQFCTRDGGIVLLATAEGKDSLNNVVVSGHVVREIVELKAPDKEARRRVMESIARQDSIPDKDPDELDSNLSRPPTSDGGAMGDDTEAWLHGSDADKPKSKSTGFIIDSDLDFLDMAGLTDGYMPGDLSVLVSRARNEAIIRSIAESPSDATDGAVRLSRVDFDHALKGFTPASLRNVPLQSSTTTFKSIGGLHETRRVLLETLEYPTKYAPIFAQCPLRLRSGLLLYGYPGCGKTLLASAVAGECGLNFISVKGPEILNKYIGASEKSVRDLFDRAQAAKPCVLFFDEFDSIAPKRGHDSTGVTDRVVNQLLTQMDGAEGLSGVYVLAATSRPDLIDPALLRPGRLDKSLLCDLPSLEDRLDIIKALFQKVRLSSELTDSDDGLTEIARRTDGFSGADLQALVSNAQLEAIHDVIDVNGPAASSRHGGGNKGNPAGRNSTPSFVQFRYGTDPALGKDNMPQSKSASLIESAAIMSKLEQIKLARKKAKQAKKGYGALESSENKESASTDHREVVIEWDHLIKALDNTRASISNEEKARLGRIYHEFVVGRSGQMKDGQGSMEIGGRSSLM; encoded by the exons ATGGCCCCCAGGAAGAATGCGCAATCTACCACGGCAGAGCTCTCGCTCGTCCACCTGAAGAACTGCTTGGTCAACCTTCCGCCGTCGCTGGTGTCCTTGCTCCTCAACTTGAATACA CCCGTTCAGAATGTCGTTGTCGAGCTTGCCTACAAACCTGCCTCCTCGGGTGgccagccatcatctccacAGTCCATCTTTGTGGGATGGACCGGCATGCCCAGCAAGAGACGAGCAGCGCCGCTTGTGAGCCGCGATGGAATCAGTGGGAGCCGAGGGTCCCGAGACCAAGAGATTCAGGTCGTTGAGATGGATGCGACGCTGGCAAACACCTTGGACCTCAACGACGGCCAAAAGGTCACCGCCACGGTTCATATCGATCCACCCGTCGCGCACACAATCAACATTGAGCCGTTGACGCCTGAGGATTGGGAGATTATCGAGCTGCATGCTACGTTTCTAGAACTCAACCTCCAATCGCAAATCCGCGCCCTTCCGAATCCTGCATTCAACAATGGCACTACAACAGTACCGCCTCACCCGCTAACATTGCATCTATCACCCACATCGACTGCCAGCATCAAGGTCGTGTCTTTGGACCCTGCGCCTTCAGCGGATGTAGCTTTTGTCAAGCTGTCCCCCAACGCCGAGGTCATCGTCGCTCCAAAAGTCCGAGCCAAGACCTCTCAGTCTAGCGGCGACCACCGCAGCGTCGCCAGCACCTCAAAGTCTAGACGTAGCGGGGGGAGCACGATGCGAAGAAGAAGTACGAGAGAAGAATCGAAACCTGCCCTATTCTGTCGAGCGGTTGAACGATCAGCCTGCCGGGAATGGTTCGATGATGGGCTGCTGGATCCCGATATTAGCATTTGGGTTGACCGTGATCGCCTGCTTTCGAGTTCGTTTAGGGGCGTTAAATACGTCCTTGTCGACGTTATCAAGCCGGCAGGGCTGCAGAAACCCCAAGCCGAGGACGGCACCGCTCCTCCGGCCTCAATAGCCTCATCAAAGGTCGTGGCACGCTTAAAGCCCTGGGACGATCCGCCTGATGGCCAAACGGCCGCGCTCTCGTCCCCTCTGTGCGCTGTTCTTGGTTGCCCAGGAATTGTCGGCGGCGTAGTCAAGCTTCAGgccgcaccaccaccgcTTCCCAAAGGGGCTGTGCAGAGTGTCAGAGTATTTCCCTTTGCGGCTGGGTCAAAGCCAAACGAAGGTCTCAGGTTCGGTAGCGACTCAaaggccgaaaaggaagAATCGTCTAAGCGCTTCAGACACATGTATTCTGGTGCGAATAACACCGAGGGTTTGCTACAGGGACCAATCACGGACGGCATGGTTGTCGGAGTCTACAGCGAACTGGAGGCACCTCAGGGCTGGGAAGGTGGTTTTGTCAAGTTTGAGTACGGTGCCGAATATGCTGCCCAAGAACACAGCAAGGACGCCATATTCTGGGCTGCCGGCTTGGATGAAAAGACCCAAATTGAGTTCCAGCAGCCGCAAGCTCGACCGCCTTGGATTGCCCACTCGGACGTCTTTGACCTGTTGCCCAAGAACGACTCCCTCCTGGTTGGAATAGACTCACTGCTTGAAAATCTGCAAAAGCAACTAGCCCACCTCTCATCGGTTTTATTGACAGGCGGCATGGGTTCTGGCAAGACCTCAGTCGCAAAGTACATGGCCGAGAAGTTGCGCCGGGACATGTTATTTTACACCATCTATTTTTCTTGCCGGAAACTGGTGAATGATGAAACGAGGATTTCAACTATCAAGGAGACCCTCACCCGCATTTTCATGTCGGCGAGTTGGGGGGCAAGACTGGGCGGCAAGGCCGTCGTAGTCCTGGATGACCTGGACAAGTTATGTCCCGTGGAAACAGAACTCCAAGTTGGCAACGACAATGGGCGAAGCAGACAGGTCAGCGAGACGATTCGCTCCATTGTCAGGCAGTTTTGCACCAGAGACGGTGGAATTGTCCTGCTTGCCACAGCCGAAGGCAAAGACTCTCTCAATAATGTCGTTGTAAGCGGCCACGTGGTTCGAGAAATCGTCGAACTCAAGGCGCCTGACAAGGAGGCAAGAAGGAGAGTAATGGAATCCATTGCCCGACAAGACTCCATACCAGACAAGGACCCGGATGAGCTGGACAGTAACCTCAGCCGTCCACCAACATCCGATGGCGGCGCAATGGGCGACGACACGGAAGCATGGCTGCATGGCTCAGACGCAGACAAGCCAAAGTCCAAATCCACCGGTTTCATCATCGACTCGGATCTCGACTTCCtggacatggctggcttAACAGACGGATACATGCCTGGCGATTTGAGTGTCCTCGTGTCTCGAGCTCGAAATGAAGCCATTATTCGTTCCATTGCCGAATCGCCATCCGATGCCACCGACGGCGCCGTTCGCTTGAGCCGCGTCGACTTTGATCATGCGCTGAAGGGATTCACCCCGGCTTCCCTTCGCAACGTGCCGCTACAAAGCTCCACCACAACATTCAAGTCCATCGGAGGTCTGCACGAGACTCGCCGTGTCCTGTTGGAAACCCTAGAATACCCGACGAAATACGCCCCCATCTTTGCCCAGTGCCCGCTCCGTCTCCGGTCCGGTCTCTTGTTATACGGCTACCCTGGCTGCGGCAAGACTCTGCTAGCAAGCGCCGTGGCCGGTGAATGCGGCCTCAACTTCATCAGCGTCAAGGGCCCCGAGATCCTGAACAAGTACATTGGTGCTTCAGAGAAGAGCGTCCGCGACCTGTTTGACCGCGCCCAGGCCGCCAAGCCATGCGTGCTCTTCTTTGACGAATTCGACTCCATCGCCCCGAAGAGAGGACACGACTCGACCGGCGTCACGGATCGTGTGGTCAATCAGCTGCTGACGCAGATGGACGGCGCAGAGGGCCTGTCTGGCGTTTACGTTCTCGCGGCCACCTCGCGACCCGACCTCATTGACCCTGCTCTCCTTCGTCCCGGGCGTCTCGACAAGTCCCTTCTCTGTGATCTCCCCTCTCTGGAAGACCGCCTCGACATCATCAAGGCTCTCTTCCAGAAGGTCAGATTGTCCAGCGAACTCACCGACTCGGACGACGGCCTGACGGAGATTGCCCGCCGCACAGACGGCTTCTCCGGCGCGGACTTGCAGGCCCTCGTCTCCAATGCCCAGCTAGAAGCCATTCACGATGTTATAGATGTAAACGGccccgccgccagctcccgTCATGGAGGTGGCAACAAGGGTAATCCTGCCGGCCGCAACTCCACGCCCAGCTTTGTCCAATTCCGCTACGGCACCGACCCGGCCCTCGGCAAGGACAACATGCCGCAGAGCAAATCGGCCTCCCTCATTGAAAGcgcagccatcatgtccaaACTAGAGCAGATCAAGCTTGCCCGCAAAAAGGCCAAGCAAGCAAAGAAAGGTTATGGGGCGCTGGAATCATCCGAGAACAAGGAGTCAGCATCGACGGATCATAGAGAAGTCGTCATTGAGTGGGACCACTTGATCAAGGCTCTTGACAACACAAGAGCAAGCATCAGCAACGAAGAAAAGGCTCGTCTTGGGAGAATCTATCATGAGTTTGTCGTGGGCAGAAGCGGCCAGATGAAAGACGGACAGGGGAGCATGGAAATTGGCGGACGGAGCAGTCTGATGTAG